The window aatttatcaagaagttggaacaaccggcttcaaaaatcttaacaacatacttgtttttttattacaataaaacttCAGCAcgtcatatattatatattataatatgacaaagtaaaaatgaaaatagccttttttacaaatttaattgcaaatttttcaaaatcgcGATACAGTAATTTAAAAACCAAATTCATATTTAGCATCCAAAAAATTATaggaaataatttgtattttgattaaaaaaaatcattttttattgaactgTGTCATCCgtaaagaaaagtttttactCTCCCGAATACAAAACATTGTGCTTTTCTTTTgtgacttttttattaaaacacaaCGATTACCAGTCTTGAAGAATAGGTATACATTTCTTTCATCTCGTATTTTGTATATACGGCGCAACCTTGTAAACTCGTCTCTTGAAAATTTACTTGAAGATATTTTCTACAAGTCGAGACTATAAAAAATCACAGTTCTCACTCATCTCAAATAACTTAATTATCACTCACGATTAATATCAAAATCGGAAACTCGCGAATATGTATTATGAtagttttttctctttctttctttttccttgtattatacatacacgAACAATATTgtaagagaagagaagaggtGTATTGTGTGTGTCAaggaacaaattataaattttcgtaTTAAGCAATGTATAGTTGTTCCTCTAAATTAATGTGTGCTGCGATTACAACATGAAACTGTATGtcctttttcatttctttttatatcaattttgtaATTCCATATGTATTGTTTCCATTTCATTGTAATTAATCACGTTCACTCTTtgtagcaaaaaaattatatatatacacacatatacattcaATTATCTTGCACAAAACACCTTCCTAGAcaacacaaagaaaaaaatcgagacgtaaaatatttttaaaaagtaagctTCTGTTGCCAATCTGCTGGTATAATTTGTCAACAGGCTTTGTTATATTCTTGATGACAATTTGTCAATATTATCAGATATTACAGACTgtgaaatttgttaatatgttaacttattaataattttgtaaagaacTTTCTGAAATCAGAAAAtgatacacagaaaaatattgctaaaaagaaaaataatcactTTACTGTTTTCTTCCAGTAAGTAATGATTATCTTTTCTTGAGATAACTctcttaaaatgtatataaaatatatacttatcacaaattttagaaaaactaattagcatatactaaaaaaataatttatatttttttgaagaatattataaaaattgtatcgaaGAAAAGtcagaataataaatcaaattttcactttaacttaatatttttgaaatattaaattagtagAACATATTTTGAACAAATTTGGTGCttataatgaatttataatataaatttgtgaatatatgaatttataaaaatttgaaataagcaatatttatttaagtatatattttttataggtaaataaatattatttgtttcaaataaatgctgagtattttaaaatattattaccagaaaatattctttggaAAGAATCAttacttaaaagaagaaaaactaaaagaaaactaaatattgaatatgtaATCGGTTTTTTAGAGAATATTTTCCATGTATATTCTGTTTAAAATCTGCAGGGTTGATTATTTGgatttgtgtgtgtgtcattcactgtaattttttaatttttttgttttatacatacgtagataatttttctttaaaatttattcttaaaatcataaaataacattaaagaatgttattataattttattaaactttactaaaaatataaaaatttttttatgtttatgttgTCTCATAgttattaagatattaaaagtaaattctcTGAATATTCTTATTCtcaatattaaagagatagaTTAACAATCTCAAAacttaattagttttttttgtgtattatcgaatttataataaatcacaCTGTTGTATTGTCTACATGATATGTAAATGAttcatgtaaatattataaacaatcctttttttatataaataacctgtgtagatataattttgaaatatagctcaaatatattaatcttacATCTCGATTTTGGACCTGTTGTCTggatttgtttataaataatttaaagtataagttactttaaataatgaaatagaaaataagaagTAACATCTAGATTTTGGTTTAAGAGACTGTATGAAAATAATTCGTTTGAGAAACTATTCACTTGCGTTACTATCGTACAACATAATAGTAACAATTATATCACAAAGTACGCATAGCGTAGTAGcaacaaaatataacaattttcgTGACTTCAAATCCATTATCGTGGTAACGGCAGCAATTACTTTGCTGCCGTTAAAACCGTCATTTTTTTATCcaaaaaaaaatcgcgaaacaaatgtaaaatatcacAAGATAAAACCTTCGAAATTCCAAGTCATTAATCCTCGTGCTTCGTCCTCCACGTTTCCGTTGATGATGGCGTCCATATTGTGCTGAGTGAGCGGAACGGATCGAATCCCGATCTTTCCTGGaacaataattgaaaataattacataaaaaccaagatttctttttatatttgttgtcACATACTTGTGTGTCCGTTTCGGACTGTAATGTTTGCGGTATCATGGGAGGTGCAGCCGCGCCCCAGGGTGCTGCAGCCCACACCCCTCCTGTATTAATTCCCCATACGCCACTTCGTTCCTCTCCGACCGCTGTCCTCGTGTGTAATGGTTCCCAGTTCGTATCAACCGTCCAGTTATCTATAAGCACAtatcaaaattgtgtaaaaatctTTTGATCTTGTAACTTGACAACGAACATTAAGGAAGTTCTCAAGCTTAAAGAAGTGGAGGAGAATCGTGtaacttttcatttatatatattttttaacacaggaattttttagcattattattttcacaataatgaaaaaattaagtaataaaacgataatttgttgaaaactttattctatttcaaaattttattcattgtttgtgattatttaaaactcTTTTCCATAAGAgatgcttaataatattttaaaagatatttattacaaaaaactaatccgtcaaattttttaaaatttataaatgcctgcatattaattattaatttattctcaaAGTTTGAGcgactttttatattatgtaaaaaaatggagaatctctttaaataaatgatttctattttaatgtaaatagttaataataagaagTCCTATATCCCTAAATGGATAGATTAATATACCTTTTAAGTCGGACAAAACAGGCTTCTCCGGCGTTTTCGGCGATTCCAGTTGAAATCCGTTCGTATTCTccgacaataaatttatcataggACTAGTATTTTCCCATAATTGGCACCGTGTGTCTTCTTCGGGGTTCTCCAATTCTACTAAAGGTTCGTCAGTTTCTGGAAGATCATCATACGGCACCAGTTCGCGTTCAAACtgctaataacataatttaacaattgaGAATGTGGTATTCGAAAAGATAAAGGTAATTCAAACTGTAAGACTTACTGAATGTTCTGTGAAAGTATTGATGAAATAACTGTTCGAATGTTGCGAATCAGGCTGCAAAGTCATAGGCTCCGAATCGAGCGATTTGTTTTTGTTCGCGGTCGTACTACAAAAAGGGGCCGAATTTGGGGACATTAAACTGTACTTCTTTGGCGTTTGTGGCAATTCTTGTGTCGATTGTGGCTTAGCATATTGAACGTCTTTGACATCGGTATTGAATACCATAGACGTACTTGTCTGACTTTTATTCACGTGATTTAAATTGGAAAACAGCGAAACGATCTCTGGACTTCGCGCCACGACGTCGCTGAACTTGGCCCTGTTCTCGCCCCAGCAGGAAGGTGGAGGTGGTAAGGGAGTGGGCATTGTTTCGCTAATGCGCGTTACATCATCTTTTTGACTTACATTTCCGTTTACAGAAGGGGCTATAACAACaagtaaaaatgaattttttatgtggtaagagatttatgtaatatttttatatgttattaaatgctattatacagggtgttccagATTAACCGGAGGAGCCGGTACGTATTCCTCATGAAAAACTGAGTCGAAAATGTCAGTAGCAAAATCTTGAGGGATCATTAGTTTTCAAATGGTAAGCCTTTGAAACCTTCCAACCACAGGCCGTGAAGCTCGCGCTGTCAGGCGCGACGCAACTAAGCGGCCGGCTAGTCGCTTTGACGAGTATCGCTAAACGGTACCGAACGAAtataaatctgtgaaatctctattaatatttgttgctgtattcttaaatcgagtccaatttaattgacaaaaaataatatcaattgtaaattcgataaaacgccatttatatcaataaaaattatgtgtttctgaaatacgttttatgtataaataaattaataaataaaatcaatattaattaaattatttaatcaaataatattaaaaacatcagtcgacaacatttccaaaactttttttcaaaaagttctgtcacaaacagtattaaaaaacatttacttttgaaattcgcatttgatgtaaataaatatttcatatttaggaAATGAAATGAACGAAATTCCGAATTATGATATAAGAGGAAAAGGAAGTAATACTGTGAAGGCATCGacgtaagtaaataataagtattattattacaaattacattttgaataatattttagaaaaatattaaacttttaaacttaaaatattattcaaaatgtaatttgtaataataatacttattatttacttacgtCGATGCCTTCACAGTATTACTTCCTTTTCCTCTTATATCATAATTCGGAATTTCGTTCATTTCATTtcctaaatatgaaatatttatttacatcaaatgcgaatttcaaaagtaaatgttttttaatactgtttgtgacagaactttttgaaaaaaagttttggaaatgttgtcgactgatgtttttaatattatttgattaaataatttaattaatattgattttatttattaatttatttatacataaaacgtatttcagaaacacataatttttattgatataaatggcgttttatcgaatttacaattgatattattttttgtcaattaaattggactcgatttaagaatacagcaacaaatattaatagagatttcacagatttataTTCGTTCGGTACCGTTTAGCGATACTCGTCAAAGCGACTAGCCGGCCGCTTAGTTGCGTCGCGCCTGACAGCACGAGCTTCACGGCCTGTGGTTGGAAGGTTTCAAAGGCTTACCATTTGAAAACTAATGATCCCTCAAGATTTTGCTACTGACATTTTCGACTCAGTTTTTCATGAGGAATACGTACATGCCGGCTCCTCCGGTTAATctgaaacaccctgtatattgtagatacaaataacatttataaattgaagaaaaaataattaatatatacaacaataatttaaaataatttttaatgtatcatcaatttttaaaaaagattcaaaaatttcacttaaaatattctgtaactttttttttctttaattttaatgatatgcCGTATATGAgtaatacatacatttaacatGTATTTTGTCAGCTACGCGACGTTTCTGCACCGTTTTCTCCTTTCGCGgtggatttttattttgacgtgATAACTTAAAAGATGACTCGACGGTACGTGAGATATGAATATGATGCTTTGTGCTGGATCTAGTAGTGTTTGTTTTCCATCTATTTGGATTATTCTGTTTCTCTTTATCATATTCATCGTCATCACAGTCGCCTTCATAGTTGTCCTTATAATCTACGCATGGCACAGGAGGAATAGACTGAGGTTTGCTTTTCTTAGATATCGGCTTTCTTTGCAGCTTTTCTTGTTTTCCGCATGGTTGATCAAAATTCTAAGAATAATTTGCgaaagaaaatctttttataaatgtctAGAAAAAACTTATCtgttcatataattaataattaatatctttattttggaACAAGTTtcattataaacaaaaaaatttgtagcCATTTTTTGGTCAACTTTTcaatatctataatttataaattatatttattatccatTAAATCCTTGACATAATTACTTCAGTATGTAAGAGCttcgaaaaataaagtacaatcatacgattaaaataaaattggtaATTATGCACAATAAGGGCGACCTCACCGATTTCAATGACCTTGATATATGTTGTCAGGGTCATTATTCTGAAGAACTTTTCCCTATACATGTTACCGCCGCTCGGCCTTTCCGagttatacacaaaattttttaaaatttcttacttcGATTTCATTAGTTTTGAAACAGAGGAGAGTAGGGTGCAGAAAACGTGGGGTGAAAAGGAGGAAAGGCTTAATCCCTTTGCTTTGCTCTGTAAGTAGGGGGCAGGTGTAAAAAAggggtaaaaaaaattttaaaatgtaccaTTGTTTTCTGATTAATATGGAATGAAATTTGTGAAAAGTCGAGAAGTTATATGGTATAGAGAATGCGTGGGCGGGAGAGGGGCTCCATTCCTCCCTCTGCACCCTTCCCCtccccgtaatttttcctaactctaactcaaccaattttatgtcactatttgtttaatgcaaaaacattggaaacgaacagcgtggatCTTGTTTGacatggaaagtcgcaaacccatgtgatactgtacaagcgtggacgtcgtttactttaTGTAAAGCACTGATATTATGTattgtatttatgaaactttagTCAAATAGGATAGATCTTGCTTTATAGGTCTTACAGTACAGTACAGTACACTTGTACAgtatcacatgggtttgcgactttccacgccaAACAAGATCCAtgctgttcgtttccaatgttttcacattaatcaaatagcaacataaaattggttgggttagagttaggaaaaattatggGAAGGGGATGCAGAAGGAGAAGTGGAGTTCTCTATACCATATAATTggattgtttatatatacttttgcgCACTTTTCTATCCAGGGCACTTCTACCGATAGGATGGGTGCAGGAGAGCGAGCTTTCGCCTCCCCTTATtcccctcgcgcgcgcgcgtatgtgtgtgtgtgtgtgtgtgtggccacAGCGTTTGTCgtatcgtatttattaaactttttttgttaataagttATTGTTAATAAGTGTGTATAACTCAGAAACTAAGGCCGAGCGGCAATAACATGTATAGGGAAAAGTTATTCAGAATAAcgaccttgacaacatatatCAAGGTCATTGAAATCTGTGACGCCCTTATTGTGCATAATTaccatataattaaattaaaattatttatctttttattatatattatgtatattttattatacatatatatagatataatatatacatcttttgaaagtatttatatttttcaacataaagACTTACTTTACACGATGCCGATGTCTCCTCGTGAGTTGAACTCTCCGTTGTTGTAGATGAAGTTTCCTCTTCCGAAAGTTGAATGGTTTTTTGAGTACTCACTGGTTCgaactttttcaataaaacgtgattactattattatttccaTTGCTACTCATGTGTTTATTGCGCTTATTGTCAGACTTGTTAGTccgattattattgtttaccGCCGCGTCGATTTGAGCCTCGTGATCATTCAACTTTGATTCTTCCTTGACACTCGACTGTGTCGATTGCGTTTTTCCCTTCCTGTTCGATGTCGGACTTGACTTCGTAACTGCATTGACAATATATTTCTTCTCTTGACTCAATTGAACATCCGTGATCGTATCACTTGTCATGCAATTGTCCAATTGAATCTCTTGAGCGTTCtgcttcttattatttttcttctttgatACGTATAATGTGTTTGTCGCATTTGCGGCATTAATGTTATCTACATTACACGAGTCCTCGCATCGCTTGAAGGACAGCACATCCTTGGACTCGGTATCCAATTTGAATTTACGTTCCTCCTCGGCGGACCAGTCCGGGATTTTTAATCCCTTTTGTGCATCCTTGTCCTTGCATTTTTTCACATTCATTAATGACCAATCGGGAAATGCCTCGTCCTTTCTTGTCTTGCTTTTCTCATTTTCATTCATCGCGGTTTTCTCATTTTTACTAACAATATAATTGCCGCTACCGCCGTTGCTCTGGGTCGTATTGTGTGATGAGATCGTATGCGACAGTAACCTCAGATCCAGTGGCGGTTGCACTGGATTCTCCTTCGAGTAGTTGGCCAGGCCTTCTCGCAGTATTCGATCCGCTTCGAGGAATGAGACCACGGCGACGCACAGCATCAGCACTGACGAGAGGATCAAGGCAGCCTTCTGTACCACACTCTCCCACGGTGGTCTCGCAAGTACTGACGCGCACAAGTTCAATGAGTGCGCCGGGAGAGTCGCTAACAGATTAAGCGTCACTATGCCGTTTTCGACATTCTCACCGGCGTCCGGTCCCATGCTTGTCATCACCAGCAGTTTTCGTTCCACGCGCGACAGTGTGAAGTCCGGCGTAAACGCTATCTCGATTCTCTTCGTGGCGTTCGGGCTCAGCCTAAAGGGCGTGCAATCGAGCACCTTGAAGCCATAGCCCTCGCAGTGCCAGTCATTGATATAGAAACCGTAAATCTCAATCGGCAGTTCACCTGTATTCCTAGCCGTAAAAGATCGCTTTACAGTGATGGTTGTGACGAGCTTGCTGCGATCTCCTAAGAAAGGAAAGCGTTATTAGGAAAATCTCttccttttaaaaattacaacataattaaatttatcgagaaaatatcgctaatgtgtgtgtgtgtgtgtgtgtgtgtgcgcgtgcgcgcgggGGGGGGTGGGAACTGCccctcaaacttgatcgagtcgataatgtagagtcattcgtgcacattattaatgagatttcgtatatttcttttatagatttggaaattcttttccagagttaaaatacacatattaatatcaatccgtgaattggattttatatatcgcaacgaaaaaatttttttcatattactctacttatcgactttttccGAATTCGCGCTCACACATAcatgaaattttcaattacattATTCTCTTATACCAAAGTTTTTAGCTCATTTCTGAAAgcatattattatcattttttcctGTGTGACAACGGTGCTTAACAGTTATTTTGTACGTTTTTATAACTTAGTGCTGCAGATAAAAGTCACAAGACGAttgcacaaaagtataattttctaaatttttttcgttttttacatgaaattgtAGTTGGCCactatttgttattgtctatactttttaattctggagaaggatttttaattctataaaatcagtaaaaaataggtctaattaaaaataatgtttaatcaGTAAGACAGACGACTCCAGCATCtccttaatttaattttgtaaaaagaattccctaaaaattcttgaatttttcagaaattttgttCAAAACTTCAAGTAAAATTGCAGAACCTTTTAATGCATCttagaagtttattttattacatctttTAATGTTATGTAATTAAACAATTGTGAAAAAAAGCCACTTaagttttgaatattaaatttaaaaatactaaaatagtatattgtattaaagtGCGGAAGGTCGGTTATTTCCTTCGggaaatgtatgtacaagcCGAAGGAATAGCCAATTCGCACATGTaagggcctaaacacaatgccaggcaataggcaataggaacagaaataatgaaagagagaaagagaaagaatcttcttctctctctcttttcctttatttccTATTCCTATTGcttgttgcctggcattgtgtgatggcctttacatacaatattttttgttacctgtGCGTCGAAGTGTGATCGTCGAGTATGACTTGTTAGccaaggttaggttaggttaggttcgcGAAAGCGACGAAGCGTCGAGAATTACATATGCGTGTCGCGAGATGGCAATGAAATGTCGGTAATGTCTGTGAGAATTACCATATGCGCGTCAAGATGATGTGCCTGTGGTACAATGCGAGTGTGGGAAATAAAGGGCAAGGTGTGAAAGAACGATTAAGTGTGTAGGAATAGTCGTGCAGAAATGATTCCTGCATGACTTTTCTGCACTTCATCAGTGGAGGAATAAGTTACTTGTGCGAGAAGACTGTCCATGCACAATCGATAACTTTGCGGCGGTTATGAATAGGACCACTTTCGacgcacatgtaacaaaataaaaaagaattaaatatatataacaatttgtttataaaaaatacacgaaTTTAGTTCACTGGAAGTAGAAAATTcgaaatatgattaaatacaCAATGGTACTTTAGAAATAATGTGTagtactaaattttttaaaataaaaaatcgaattacataaattacatGAAAATGTACATGGATGTGCATGCAATAATTATTGCTAATtgattttgcattattaagaataaataatcaaaaaaacaattttgtcagaaacaaagagataaatttgaaatttaagtttaaaaaatttgttttttatatcaataaacaCTCATGAAAATCTGtgattttcaaagataaaagataaattttctgaaaattcgagattttttcaatttttctcgataataaactttattacaaCAATGACATAattcaaaaatcaaaatttttcagtaaatattttgaattattccattttatatcatttttaaatgtgacttcaatataaagaatttgacATACTAAGTGCAGGAGAGCAAAAGTATCATTAGCTCTCTATTCATTGAATTCTCAtcagaattctttttttttgtaaataagaaataaaacgttcttttttaattgtcattgtaaaaaatgaacGATATGCGTGATGCAAGAAAACATTGATTTAAGACGCTCTTTATAGATTCAATCAGTGGCGCCGACTTGGAAAACTTTTTGGGGGGGCAAGAGGAAAATTTCTAACGGCCTTTTTTTTTAGGCTAGAgagataaatgttaaaaacactttcacatattatattatatcatttctATCGAAAGTTGGAAAGTTCCCTAGCATTTTACAAACAGCCCGCAAGAATGATGCCGTAGGTTCTAAAATAGCTTCAAATATAAGTATGCTTCATATATAAGTATGCGAgctttaatatcttatatacttacatatatttttgtttacattgCACAAAATCgagaaagtttatttcaaatattcgaGAAAGGAACCttattttccttatttttagtTGGTAGTCTGATACGGGCTTAAGCTGTGCGCacgatttcttaaaaaaaaaaaactttttcaaaaagataaaaattattggggGGGCGTCGCCCtcccaataattttattggagGGGCCAAAAGTGCTCTGCTCCCCCACTCTAAGTCGGCGCCAATGGATTCAACAACAGGACAATAAATTAAGCCATATAAGTATGTAAAAGATacatatctttcttttttccgagattataaagcaaaaataaGGAAACGTACATACgttcacaatttttaagatGCTTGTCCGTCAGTTCAAACAATAGAGGCGTAGTTGATCCCGGCTTGCGATGGCCGAATCTAAATTGTGCGCTTGCGCCTCGACCGTTCAAACGTAAGACTTCTAAAATAGTCATATTATTTCtggaaaaacaataaaacatgTAACAATACATGTTTTATACACGGATCTGTATtaaattctattctttttctttcgcagTTTACTTgcctaatatataaaaaaccaGTTGACGCCAAAGTGGAAAAGGGTGTATATGCCACACGAACAGTTTTCGTTTCTGAAGGATTCAAATGGAATGAAAGCGATTGTGGCGCTATCGTTACGCCCCACTGCTTCTCAAATAGTTCTCGTTCCTCTGTATTTTCTTCTAGTTTGAATTCCTCTGGAATCGTAGATGAACATTCCGTACACACAGGCTTAAATCTgtggatattaaaatttcaattgttaatttttcgccaaaataaaatctaaaaaatctttgCAAAACGATTATTGAAAGATTTTCCAGtttttatgtatgaaatacaagaatttaaatttttaattatatatatatatatatatatatatatatatatatatatatataactatttttttgaaacttaaatttcaaatttatctctttgtttctgacaaaattgtttcttttattatttattcttaataatgcaaaatcaAGCGATATCGTCACATTTTCAATttgatgttatatttaaaaagaattatatgcTATACgtcataaacatttttacataaaaatgataagtttataaagaatattttgaattaaaatattttattatatcatttttatgtaaaagttatgtaaaaatatttatgacgtATAgcatataattctttttaaatataacatcaaattaaaaatgtgacgATATCGattgttattacatttaaatcattattataaacaatttttttacatcaatattgtaaagaaaatctttttaaataacgaattattgttttacttattttattgctcaaattttattcgttatttagttattttgaaGACTAACAGCTATTgtgttaaaagatatatatatgaaaaatcaCTTTTCCTCCTCTTTTCTAAACTGGAGAACCTCTTCAATCAAATTACAATTGATTATTTACTTCATTGGCAAAGAATGGTAAAGACGCGCTCCTTGAGGATAACTCCAATCCATAACCAGCTGAACTACCAACAGACTCGCGCTTGGATTGTGCAGCTTGATCGCTCGGTACGACGTGTTTCCGAGCTGCGTCAGCGGAAATATCAGAACACTCTTGTTTTTTACGCTACTTGAGCCGGCCAACAGACTCGGCCAGTACGGCTTGATATTCACATGAAATCTATGACCGCGAACTTCAGTTGTATCCAAACGCATCGTGACATTCTCCCACGAACTATCGGCGGTGGAGTTAATAAAACGCACATGTCGCGTATTCAAAAGATTCAGATCGGAATCGCGGGTGTGTGAAGGAAGATTCATCGTGTTCAACCACTGATTACCAGCTGTAAATAAAATGCGTCTATACAACTGaactaatatataattaatgtaataattgaaggatttcctacaaaaaccaaacaaggtttttttttaatttaagtcacaagccaaattattttttcagtcAACAGTGTAACATTGTGAACCATTTTGTTCCAATAAAAATCAAGCAAAAAATAGgcagtaaatataaaattcataaaaactaaataaattcaaaaatttatttttatctttaataaatcctcataatattaaagtcatctttaaaactttattcttaTACTTATTATGTGTAACcagagaaaaataatcatacttatataataaacgatttaatgtccagttttttatttttcaaaaattaaactttgtgaaattgtttgatttttctagaaaatttttcaattatagtatacaactaaaaaaataag of the Monomorium pharaonis isolate MP-MQ-018 chromosome 11, ASM1337386v2, whole genome shotgun sequence genome contains:
- the LOC105838096 gene encoding transmembrane protein 131 isoform X2 translates to MLVSKVFHCLLLLTLLDATSQIRPSLHGHNNAFVQDDNDVQYLLDNMPISMHKDFANTVHGAGDAASDEDKMEDSFFHISFEPSVLDFKERQLGIPHQETVIMFNKDHNKTIHLSSISGNTRHFHSSFFQNKVIPPLGNTTFNVVFLGRDEGDIDTHLFIHTSDGTLKYQVKGISVSSPYRLRPVVDVKLPLNASFTPLIYMHNPHPEALQVMEVYSSGGEFQLELPSGEPEGTRELWEILPYQTKPIIRLTFNAYAEKNHTAYVRFKVNNTSEVLVIAVEVEVKSGAGLHWGGSSGIINLGMGGSLQPPIRHPIALKNSAKKAIKVVNIINTPVSKALKLHFEPAIIPGETDIPIAIGMLVYDWKTGLDLQHFKGKLIIKAIGPGGSSQKLAIPWVAQVLQGGLEVNTSITHYCSPQSNQARNFSVVNKFKLPLAITNVTMCSNAKSLFTIKDFTPRVIKPEQKVNIFSLQLAKERKGDNVKMESSILIHSNVSVTEVPVLSYDGKLKRVMPNEKEDDMGTMNFGTVGSGTENEAIFALENQNPVNVELHSWGVNMPGAVLELMGCQNGPADLLDKEFRNITVCSHSGNQYIKPEFLAIFKIKVKTPMVEEDTIVGDVFVRTTYERFTLPVYMRVAHGKISLKKLIFTDCFPGSICVQQVKVHSTFSRPMEVMHIVPISKDDRIKYIPLEEATMPVISKGENTVGSIQIDSSVTCKQQCYLGLSLDTNTGNQWLNTMNLPSHTRDSDLNLLNTRHVRFINSTADSSWENVTMRLDTTEVRGHRFHVNIKPYWPSLLAGSSSVKNKSVLIFPLTQLGNTSYRAIKLHNPSASLLVVQLVMDWSYPQGARLYHSLPMKFKPVCTECSSTIPEEFKLEENTEERELFEKQWGVTIAPQSLSFHLNPSETKTVRVAYTPFSTLASTGFLYIRNNMTILEVLRLNGRGASAQFRFGHRKPGSTTPLLFELTDKHLKNCERDRSKLVTTITVKRSFTARNTGELPIEIYGFYINDWHCEGYGFKVLDCTPFRLSPNATKRIEIAFTPDFTLSRVERKLLVMTSMGPDAGENVENGIVTLNLLATLPAHSLNLCASVLARPPWESVVQKAALILSSVLMLCVAVVSFLEADRILREGLANYSKENPVQPPLDLRLLSHTISSHNTTQSNGGSGNYIVSKNEKTAMNENEKSKTRKDEAFPDWSLMNVKKCKDKDAQKGLKIPDWSAEEERKFKLDTESKDVLSFKRCEDSCNVDNINAANATNTLYVSKKKNNKKQNAQEIQLDNCMTSDTITDVQLSQEKKYIVNAVTKSSPTSNRKGKTQSTQSSVKEESKLNDHEAQIDAAVNNNNRTNKSDNKRNKHMSSNGNNNSNHVLLKKFEPVSTQKTIQLSEEETSSTTTESSTHEETSASCKNFDQPCGKQEKLQRKPISKKSKPQSIPPVPCVDYKDNYEGDCDDDEYDKEKQNNPNRWKTNTTRSSTKHHIHISRTVESSFKLSRQNKNPPRKEKTVQKRRVADKIHVKSPSVNGNVSQKDDVTRISETMPTPLPPPPSCWGENRAKFSDVVARSPEIVSLFSNLNHVNKSQTSTSMVFNTDVKDVQYAKPQSTQELPQTPKKYSLMSPNSAPFCSTTANKNKSLDSEPMTLQPDSQHSNSYFINTFTEHSFERELVPYDDLPETDEPLVELENPEEDTRCQLWENTSPMINLLSENTNGFQLESPKTPEKPVLSDLKDNWTVDTNWEPLHTRTAVGEERSGVWGINTGGVWAAAPWGAAAPPMIPQTLQSETDTQERSGFDPFRSLSTIWTPSSTETWRTKHED